From Gimesia panareensis, the proteins below share one genomic window:
- a CDS encoding DUF4184 family protein, protein MTKVFGPRSFWLTSFMAANVLIDVEVLYYMSRHELPLHRGLHTYLGGGAAGLLAGLLMWGVVLLLVRVMPVSSRWKQRLTQTSPTRLLRQSLFAGLIGGLSHVFLDSLMHDDMHPLWPFVTGNTLAGSISVAALHIGLGLLGLFALVLWLMLREPQ, encoded by the coding sequence CTGACCAAGGTCTTCGGCCCCCGGTCGTTCTGGTTGACCTCCTTCATGGCAGCCAACGTCCTGATTGATGTGGAAGTCCTCTATTACATGAGCCGCCATGAACTGCCACTCCACCGTGGTCTGCATACCTACCTGGGAGGCGGCGCCGCAGGTCTCCTCGCCGGTCTGCTGATGTGGGGTGTCGTCCTGCTTCTCGTCCGGGTCATGCCTGTCAGCTCGCGCTGGAAACAGCGCCTCACACAGACTTCCCCAACGCGTCTGCTCAGGCAGTCACTCTTCGCCGGTCTCATCGGCGGGCTGTCGCACGTCTTTCTCGACAGCCTGATGCACGACGACATGCACCCGCTCTGGCCCTTTGTCACGGGCAATACGCTCGCCGGCTCGATCAGTGTCGCCGCTCTGCACATCGGCCTGGGCCTGCTTGGCCTGTTTGCACTCGTCCTCTGGCTGATGCTCCGCGAACCACAGTGA
- a CDS encoding tyrosine-type recombinase/integrase produces MAKLKTVSEFVAKYLKHVENSKGNSTLKTYTKNLKPFLERFGAREFADLEPFEIEEYFDDVKFKADGSEKAPDTIRLLMTAFENLQKWAIENKQLRERIIAPMKKPKGRKRERLPDEKERDLILQAASPAFRLIYKALRQSGCRPNELARAAIEDLADVDGQRMIVLTEHKTAAKTGAARKIPVGEKLGFLIAASIGERTAGPLFLSPRGKAWTAESLSKTFRRLRDRQQLAKDLVLYLTRHEHATQVYANTKDIHATARALGHASIQTTQRYVKDNLQELTTNQDCVE; encoded by the coding sequence ATGGCCAAGTTAAAAACAGTCAGCGAGTTCGTTGCGAAGTATCTCAAGCACGTCGAGAACAGCAAAGGCAACAGCACGCTCAAGACCTACACTAAGAATCTGAAGCCGTTCCTGGAGCGATTCGGGGCCCGGGAGTTTGCCGACCTGGAACCGTTCGAGATCGAGGAGTACTTCGACGACGTGAAATTTAAAGCAGACGGATCCGAAAAGGCTCCGGACACCATCCGTCTGTTGATGACCGCATTCGAAAACCTGCAGAAATGGGCGATCGAAAACAAGCAGCTGCGGGAGCGGATTATTGCTCCCATGAAAAAACCGAAAGGCCGGAAGCGGGAGCGTCTGCCTGATGAGAAAGAGCGGGATCTCATACTCCAGGCGGCGTCACCGGCCTTTCGTCTGATCTACAAGGCCCTCCGGCAGTCCGGCTGCCGGCCCAACGAACTGGCCCGGGCCGCGATCGAGGACCTGGCCGACGTCGACGGCCAGCGGATGATTGTCCTGACCGAACACAAGACAGCGGCCAAGACCGGCGCAGCGCGTAAAATCCCGGTTGGTGAAAAGCTGGGGTTTCTGATCGCGGCCTCGATCGGGGAGCGGACTGCCGGCCCGTTGTTTCTCTCTCCCAGGGGAAAAGCCTGGACGGCGGAAAGTCTATCGAAAACATTCCGCCGGCTGCGGGATCGTCAGCAGCTGGCGAAGGACCTGGTCCTGTATCTGACCAGGCACGAACACGCGACTCAAGTTTATGCGAACACGAAAGACATTCACGCGACGGCCCGGGCACTTGGACACGCGTCGATCCAGACGACGCAACGGTATGTCAAAGACAACCTGCAGGAGCTGACCACGAATCAAGATTGTGTGGAATAA
- a CDS encoding glycosyltransferase: MEQAATPLSVIVPVYNEDENFPRLIEAIDQRLPQPFRVLVVYDFDEDTTVPVARRLAETRPYLSLVKNELGRGPANAIRAGFQAADTGPALVIMADLSDDLNDVAPMLELYDSGCRVVCASRYMKGGRQLGGPLLKRTLSRLAGLSLYYLVGFPTHDATNNFRLYDAALVNELQIESEQGFEIALELTAKAFVRGEQIGEIPTTWKDRDAGESRFQLFRWLPKYLRWYRYALFGRWFGSKQQAD; the protein is encoded by the coding sequence ATGGAGCAGGCAGCCACTCCACTCTCGGTCATCGTCCCCGTTTATAACGAGGACGAAAACTTCCCCCGCCTGATCGAAGCCATCGACCAGCGTCTGCCGCAGCCCTTTCGTGTACTGGTTGTCTACGACTTCGATGAAGACACCACGGTCCCGGTCGCCCGCAGACTGGCAGAAACACGGCCTTATCTCTCCCTCGTCAAAAACGAACTGGGCAGGGGCCCCGCGAATGCGATCCGGGCCGGCTTCCAGGCGGCTGATACCGGCCCGGCACTGGTCATCATGGCCGACCTCTCCGACGACCTCAACGATGTCGCCCCCATGCTCGAACTCTACGACTCCGGCTGCCGGGTCGTTTGTGCCTCGCGTTACATGAAAGGGGGCCGGCAACTGGGCGGTCCGCTGCTCAAACGCACGCTCAGCCGTCTGGCGGGGCTCTCACTCTATTACCTGGTCGGTTTCCCCACCCATGATGCCACCAACAATTTCCGCCTGTATGATGCCGCCCTGGTCAATGAACTGCAGATCGAAAGCGAGCAGGGCTTCGAAATTGCCCTGGAACTGACCGCCAAGGCCTTTGTCCGCGGCGAACAGATCGGCGAGATCCCCACCACCTGGAAAGACCGCGATGCCGGCGAATCCCGCTTCCAGCTCTTCCGCTGGCTCCCCAAATACCTCCGCTGGTATCGCTACGCCCTCTTCGGTCGCTGGTTCGGCTCAAAGCAGCAGGCTGACTGA
- a CDS encoding DNA-methyltransferase, with protein sequence MNMSLKKYRQTEQVKLSLGKPFFESQGIAIYQGDSLELGSQLPHSLFDALITDPPYCSGAAGTSVGADPAKKYCHSGNTLGRPSFGGDFRDQRSFKYWCSLWIGQALRACRDTAYSLVFTDWRQLATMIDALQAGGFCFKGLISWDKGRGSRAPHKGFFRHQCEYIPWGTKGAVPRLMDRGPFDGCYQIPVLQKDKHHMTGKPTPLMQKLVQCVPAGGISLDPFCGSGTTLVASALEGRQAIGFEASEEYCEIAARRIEAAQRGELLKFERTTAA encoded by the coding sequence ATGAATATGTCACTTAAGAAGTATCGGCAGACGGAACAGGTGAAATTGAGCCTCGGTAAACCGTTTTTCGAATCGCAGGGAATTGCGATTTACCAGGGAGACTCACTGGAACTGGGGAGCCAGCTTCCCCACTCGCTGTTCGATGCGCTGATCACGGATCCCCCGTATTGCTCCGGAGCGGCCGGGACATCGGTGGGGGCGGATCCGGCCAAGAAGTACTGCCATAGCGGGAACACGTTGGGTCGTCCCTCGTTCGGTGGTGACTTCCGCGACCAGCGATCATTCAAATACTGGTGTTCGCTCTGGATCGGTCAGGCTTTGCGAGCCTGCCGTGATACGGCTTACAGTCTGGTTTTCACCGACTGGCGTCAGCTGGCGACGATGATCGATGCACTGCAGGCCGGCGGCTTCTGTTTTAAAGGGCTGATCAGCTGGGACAAGGGCCGCGGCTCCCGCGCTCCGCATAAGGGTTTTTTCCGACACCAATGCGAGTACATTCCCTGGGGAACCAAGGGTGCGGTTCCCAGGCTGATGGATCGCGGACCGTTCGACGGCTGCTATCAGATCCCGGTCCTGCAAAAAGACAAGCATCACATGACGGGGAAGCCGACGCCGTTGATGCAGAAGCTGGTGCAATGTGTGCCGGCGGGCGGGATCTCGCTCGATCCGTTCTGCGGATCCGGAACGACGCTGGTCGCTTCGGCTCTGGAGGGGCGTCAGGCGATCGGCTTCGAGGCCTCCGAGGAGTACTGCGAAATCGCGGCCCGAAGAATTGAAGCGGCACAGCGCGGCGAGCTGTTGAAGTTCGAGCGGACTACCGCGGCGTGA
- a CDS encoding DUF695 domain-containing protein, giving the protein MEDQWTVGQAQWEGQPLFVRFNTSVQDGHLKGDYPIKVGFVLPFQAPSAEGLPGEDEMEQLSEIEELMEEYLGSDGVLVLVLTTGGMRELIFYVRSDTDIAGVHQRLMEDVTSHEVQCMGVEEPGWDSYYAFVGEWED; this is encoded by the coding sequence ATGGAAGATCAATGGACCGTGGGCCAGGCCCAGTGGGAAGGTCAGCCGCTGTTTGTGCGCTTTAACACTTCCGTCCAGGACGGCCATCTGAAAGGCGACTATCCGATCAAGGTCGGTTTTGTGCTACCGTTTCAGGCACCCTCTGCAGAAGGGTTGCCTGGTGAAGACGAGATGGAACAACTGAGCGAGATTGAAGAACTGATGGAAGAATACCTGGGAAGTGATGGCGTGCTGGTACTGGTATTGACTACCGGGGGCATGCGTGAGTTGATCTTCTATGTTCGTTCCGACACGGATATCGCGGGCGTCCATCAGCGGTTGATGGAGGACGTTACCTCACATGAGGTCCAATGCATGGGAGTAGAAGAACCGGGGTGGGATTCCTATTACGCATTCGTGGGTGAGTGGGAAGATTAA
- a CDS encoding Clp protease N-terminal domain-containing protein has protein sequence MSDNTRSSDPGRVNLSQLVQQEAINAHSESRGTQHILLAFLGEYENSAGQILHAFDVTRENAAAAINQVIASGVTETPRPPEVALTNAPPPLDLLPATEQEFQAFRTGCYEVMNRGDRVAVWAHILLGLLIVEDGIAAQSLLALGLDLDQIRDSTLELLDSPDVPVP, from the coding sequence ATGTCCGATAACACCAGAAGCAGTGATCCAGGCCGTGTGAATCTGTCGCAGTTGGTGCAGCAGGAGGCGATTAACGCCCACAGCGAATCGAGAGGAACCCAACACATCCTGCTGGCATTTCTGGGCGAATACGAAAACAGTGCAGGCCAGATTTTGCACGCCTTTGATGTGACTCGCGAAAATGCAGCCGCCGCCATCAATCAGGTCATCGCGTCAGGGGTCACGGAAACGCCCCGACCTCCCGAGGTCGCCCTGACGAATGCGCCGCCTCCCTTAGACCTGCTGCCGGCCACGGAACAGGAATTTCAGGCCTTCAGAACCGGTTGCTACGAAGTCATGAACCGGGGCGATCGCGTCGCAGTCTGGGCGCACATCCTGCTTGGGCTGCTCATCGTCGAAGACGGCATCGCCGCCCAGTCTCTGCTGGCCCTGGGGCTGGACCTCGATCAGATTCGCGACAGTACCCTGGAGCTACTGGATTCTCCGGACGTCCCTGTCCCTTAA
- a CDS encoding DUF2071 domain-containing protein, which yields MEQLTFNDDLLNRVPPRGIDVETTLAHFAIITCLIDPALIRPLIHPRFELDLVEVDGQERALLSVVPFMDQDFRFVRFPWRKWRFGQTNYRVYVTDTQTGEHAAWFIGTSLDSWTVSIPHYLWKLPWHRATIDFDCTYDIAAKRYTEYRMQTTNSWADAEVELTDTGEQPTRLAGFDDLETGLVILTHPRTGFYHRRDGQLGSYQIWHDRLQTTVGQVTTARFALLEQRGLIPAGTEPQIHSVLMQHETEFTIYLPPRAV from the coding sequence ATGGAACAACTCACCTTCAACGACGACCTGCTGAATCGCGTGCCTCCCCGGGGCATCGACGTCGAAACCACACTCGCTCATTTCGCCATCATTACCTGCCTGATCGACCCGGCACTCATCCGCCCGCTGATTCATCCCCGCTTTGAACTGGACCTGGTCGAAGTCGACGGGCAGGAGAGGGCACTCCTCTCGGTCGTCCCCTTTATGGATCAGGACTTTCGCTTCGTCCGCTTCCCCTGGCGAAAGTGGCGGTTCGGCCAGACCAACTACCGCGTCTACGTCACCGATACCCAGACCGGCGAACACGCCGCCTGGTTCATCGGCACCTCGCTCGATTCCTGGACCGTCTCCATTCCGCATTACCTCTGGAAACTTCCCTGGCACCGCGCGACAATCGACTTCGACTGCACTTACGACATCGCAGCCAAACGCTATACCGAATATCGCATGCAGACCACGAACAGTTGGGCCGATGCCGAAGTTGAACTCACCGACACCGGTGAGCAACCCACCAGACTGGCCGGCTTTGATGATCTGGAAACCGGTCTGGTGATCTTAACCCACCCGCGCACCGGCTTCTACCACCGTCGCGACGGACAGCTAGGCTCCTACCAGATCTGGCACGACCGCCTCCAGACCACCGTGGGTCAGGTTACCACCGCCCGCTTCGCGCTCCTCGAACAACGGGGCCTGATCCCCGCAGGAACAGAACCTCAAATCCACAGCGTCCTCATGCAGCACGAAACTGAGTTCACGATTTATCTGCCGCCACGAGCGGTCTGA
- a CDS encoding DMT family transporter, with protein MTSYLALGLAIILEVIGTSALQASQQFTRPVPTTITVVTYLGAFYFLSLALRMIPVGIAYAIWSGVGIVLISCVGLILFKQKLDLPAVLGLLLILAGVLVINLCSQTVSH; from the coding sequence CTGACCAGTTATCTTGCACTGGGACTGGCGATCATTCTGGAAGTGATCGGCACCTCTGCGCTGCAGGCCTCGCAGCAGTTCACACGCCCCGTCCCCACGACGATCACGGTGGTCACCTACCTGGGAGCCTTCTATTTTCTCTCCCTGGCTTTGAGAATGATCCCCGTCGGCATCGCCTATGCCATCTGGAGCGGGGTCGGAATCGTGCTCATCTCCTGCGTCGGCCTGATTCTCTTCAAGCAGAAACTGGACCTCCCCGCAGTCCTGGGACTCCTGCTGATCCTCGCCGGAGTCCTCGTCATCAATCTCTGCTCCCAGACAGTCTCGCATTGA
- a CDS encoding VOC family protein, protein MDGQRECNLETIELKAFVPAKDFEHSKQFYADLGFQIPWSSEELAYLHFGNCTFLLQNFYVKELAENFMMHLSVQNVDDWWEHVREQQIAEKYGVNVSKPEERPWGMRDFVLIDPSGVLWRIAENTD, encoded by the coding sequence ATGGACGGGCAGCGCGAATGTAACCTGGAAACCATCGAACTGAAGGCGTTTGTGCCTGCGAAGGATTTCGAACACTCCAAGCAGTTTTACGCGGACCTCGGTTTTCAGATTCCCTGGTCTTCGGAGGAACTGGCTTATCTGCATTTTGGTAACTGCACTTTTCTGCTGCAGAATTTTTACGTCAAAGAACTGGCGGAGAATTTCATGATGCATCTTTCCGTCCAGAATGTGGATGACTGGTGGGAGCATGTGCGGGAACAGCAGATTGCCGAGAAGTATGGCGTGAACGTGTCTAAGCCGGAAGAGCGTCCCTGGGGAATGCGGGATTTTGTGCTGATCGATCCCTCGGGCGTGTTGTGGCGGATTGCAGAAAATACGGACTAA